A genome region from Crossiella equi includes the following:
- a CDS encoding ATP-dependent Clp protease proteolytic subunit — MHVTTGLTLSDSVYDRLLRERIVFLGTEVDDASANRISAQMLLLAAEDPDRDIVFYINSPGGSVNAGLAIYDTMQLITPQVSTWAMGMAASMGQFLLSSGAPGKRYVLPHTRVLMHQPHAGLSGTASDIAIRAEEFGRLKRLVAELTAAQTGKSVEQITADADRDRWFSAPEAVAYGLADHVVSRPGVLD, encoded by the coding sequence GTGCACGTGACGACAGGGCTCACGCTCAGCGACTCGGTGTACGACCGCCTGCTCCGCGAACGCATCGTGTTCCTGGGCACGGAGGTCGACGACGCGAGCGCCAACCGCATCAGCGCGCAGATGCTGCTGCTGGCCGCGGAGGACCCGGACCGCGACATCGTCTTCTACATCAACTCACCGGGCGGCTCGGTGAACGCGGGCCTGGCCATCTACGACACCATGCAGCTCATCACGCCGCAGGTGTCCACCTGGGCCATGGGCATGGCCGCCTCCATGGGCCAGTTCCTGCTGTCCTCCGGCGCCCCCGGCAAGCGCTACGTGTTACCCCACACCCGGGTGCTCATGCACCAGCCGCACGCGGGCCTGTCCGGCACGGCCTCCGACATCGCCATCCGGGCGGAGGAGTTCGGCAGGCTCAAGCGCCTGGTCGCCGAGCTCACCGCCGCCCAGACCGGCAAGTCGGTGGAGCAGATCACCGCCGACGCCGACCGCGACCGCTGGTTCAGTGCTCCCGAGGCGGTGGCCTACGGCCTGGCCGACCACGTGGTGTCCCGGCCGGGGGTCCTCGACTGA
- a CDS encoding winged helix-turn-helix transcriptional regulator yields the protein MGSETVSSAVVRVDDLRAGGSPRLTSPDPARVRELADSAKPWPPILVHAPTMRVLDGAHRVAAARLLGHTGIEAVLHFGTEDEAFVAAVRANLPHGLPLADRTAAAERIMRAYPEWSDRRIASVTGLAGTTVGAVRRCSGDQDVQTAVRVGRDGRARPLDNAANRKLASELLAENPGASLREIARAAGIAPSTVRDVRERMRSGEDPVARRRRGESRPAPVRTPVQDRATALRQLSRDPSLRFTESGRTLLRLLETQNTRIGEWQRVLDEVPPHCATTVADLVRDTVRQWGELASRLERRAEYRR from the coding sequence GTGGGGAGCGAGACTGTCTCGAGCGCTGTCGTCCGCGTCGACGACCTGCGGGCAGGTGGTTCACCCCGCCTGACCAGCCCGGACCCCGCCCGGGTGCGCGAACTGGCCGATTCGGCGAAGCCGTGGCCGCCCATCCTGGTGCACGCGCCCACGATGCGGGTGCTCGACGGTGCGCACCGGGTGGCCGCCGCCCGGCTGCTCGGCCACACCGGAATCGAGGCGGTGCTGCACTTCGGCACCGAGGACGAGGCATTCGTGGCTGCGGTGCGCGCGAACCTGCCGCACGGGCTGCCGCTGGCCGACCGCACGGCCGCGGCCGAGCGGATCATGCGCGCCTACCCGGAGTGGTCGGACCGCCGGATCGCCTCGGTCACCGGGCTCGCCGGTACCACGGTGGGTGCGGTGCGCCGCTGCTCCGGCGACCAGGACGTGCAGACCGCGGTGCGCGTCGGCCGGGACGGGCGCGCCCGTCCGCTGGACAACGCGGCCAACCGCAAGCTGGCCAGCGAGCTGCTCGCGGAGAACCCGGGCGCCTCGCTGCGGGAGATCGCGCGGGCCGCGGGCATCGCCCCGTCCACGGTGCGCGACGTGCGCGAGCGCATGCGCTCCGGTGAGGACCCGGTGGCCCGGCGGCGCAGGGGGGAGTCCCGGCCCGCGCCCGTGCGCACTCCGGTGCAGGACCGCGCCACCGCGCTGCGCCAGCTCTCCCGCGACCCGTCGCTGCGCTTCACCGAGAGCGGCCGCACCCTGCTGCGCCTGCTGGAGACACAGAACACCCGGATCGGCGAGTGGCAGCGCGTGCTGGACGAGGTGCCGCCGCACTGCGCGACCACGGTCGCGGACCTGGTCCGGGACACCGTGCGGCAGTGGGGCGAACTGGCCAGCCGACTGGAGCGGCGCGCCGAATACCGTCGCTGA